One genomic window of Eleginops maclovinus isolate JMC-PN-2008 ecotype Puerto Natales chromosome 12, JC_Emac_rtc_rv5, whole genome shotgun sequence includes the following:
- the LOC134874226 gene encoding UDP-glucuronosyltransferase 2A2-like, with protein sequence MMYRPALVALAVLLCSSPFVRGGKVLVFPLDGSHWINMKVLVEELHSRGHKITLLWPSDSWYIKQESPYYESITIGSSIDFDKKCFESFANTMINMRREGASLWSRISLECEMANQFSQMHNHQVQMVGEMFENTQLMQSLKDAMYDLVLTDPALGGGVFLGHRLGLPLVFTVRWTVQGDGHDAIAPSPLSYVPMPASEMTDKMTFTQRVKNLIIYLFTQFGIWYITYSNYTPFVQHYFGNDVDYMELFQAADIWLMRNDFTFEFPRPTMPNIVYMSGFQCKPSKPLSKELEDFVQSSGEHGVIVMTLGTLVAELPEDITEDIAAAFAQLPQKVIWRHKGKRPSTLGNNTLLLDWLPQNDLLGHPKTRVFVAHGGTNGIQEAIYHGVPLVGLPLMFDQHDNFFRMKERGVAQVLDIATVNKDNFLEVLKEVLYDPTYREKMRVLSNLHRDQPMKPLDKAMFWIEFVMRNKGAAHLRTESYKMSKIQYHSIDVVAFLLAVILLVFTVFIYAVKVLWQSLFSRSKVKSE encoded by the coding sequence TGATGTACCGACCGGCTTTGGTGGCACTTGCAGTGCTGCTCTGCTCTTCACCCTTTGTCCGTGGAGGTAAAGTCTTGGTGTTCCCCTTGGATGGAAGCCACTGGATCAACATGAAAGTCCTTGTTGAGGAACTTCACTCCAGAGGTCATAAAATCACATTGTTGTGGCCATCTGACAGCTGGTACATCAAGCAAGAGTCTCCTTACTATGAGTCCATCACTATTGGTTCTTCTATTGATTTTGATAAGAAATGCTTTGAGTCATTTGCAAACACAATGATAAACATGCGGCGGGAAGGAGCTTCACTTTGGTCTCGTATATCTCTGGAGTGTGAGATGGCAAACCAGTTTTCTCAGATGCACAATCATCAGGTTCAGATGGTAGGGGAGATGTTTGAGAATACCCAACTGATGCAGAGCTTGAAAGATGCCATGTATGATTTGGTTTTGACAGACCCTGCACTTGGTGGAGGGGTGTTTCTTGGTCACCGTTTGGGTCTTCCACTTGTTTTCACTGTGAGGTGGACTGTTCAGGGGGATGGTCATGATGCAATTGCCCCTTCCCCATTGTCATATGTCCCAATGCCAGCGTCAGAGATGACTGACAAGATGACTTTTACTCAAAGGGTCAAGAACTTAATTATCTATCTCTTCACACAGTTTGGAATTTGGTATATCACATATTCAAACTACACACCATTTGTTCAGCATTACTTTGGAAATGATGTTGATTACATGGAACTTTTTCAGGCAGCAGACATCTGGCTAATGAGGAACGATTTTACCTTTGAGTTTCCAAGACCCACAATGCCAAACATTGTCTACATGTCAGGATTTCAGTGCAAACCCTCCAAGCCCCTGTCTAAAGAATTAGAAGACTTTGTTCAGAGCTCTGGTGAACATGGTGTTATCGTTATGACATTGGGAACCCTGGTGGCAGAACTTCCTGAGGACATTACTGAGGACATTGCCGCTGCTTTTGCCCAACTTCCTCAGAAGGTGATCTGGAGACACAAAGGCAAAAGGCCATCAACCCTCGGAAACAACACCTTACTTTTGGACTGGTTACCTCAAAACGACCTGCTGGGTCACCCCAAGACCAGAGTGTTTGTGGCCCACGGAGGCACCAATGGAATCCAGGAGGCCATCTACCACGGTGTACCCCTTGTGGGCCTGCCCCTCATGTTCGACCAGCATGACAACTTCTTCAGGATGAAAGAAAGAGGTGTGGCCCAAGTCCTGGACATTGCAACTGTCAACAAAGACAACTTCCTGGAGGTGCTGAAGGAGGTACTCTATGATCCAACATACAGGGAGAAGATGAGGGTGCTGTCTAACCTGCACAGAGACCAGCCCATGAAACCACTGGACAAGGCCATGTTCTGGATCGAGTTTGTGATGAGGAACAAAGGAGCGGCCCATCTAAGGACAGAGTCTTACAAGATGTCTAAGATCCAGTACCACTCGATCGATGTGGTTGCATTTCTACTTGCAGTTATATTGCTAGTattcacagtttttatttatgcagTTAAGGTTTTGTGGCAAAGTTTGTTTTCTAGAAGCAAAGTCAAAAGTGAATGA